From the Candidatus Desulfatibia profunda genome, the window ATTATGCCCTCAAAGGGCCACCATTAAGTTGAACGTTGGCTATTTTTTTATTTCATTTTGAGGACAAATAGAATTAAGCAACCGGTCCTGTCAAGTTTTTTTCCAAAACAATCCATTCGCAAGGCGAAAAAAGCAGGGTTTTTTAATTGACCCTGCTTTTTTTATGCAAAAGTTGCAAATGCAATTCAGATTTGTTTGTTCTGATAGTCGTTGCTGAAAATGTCCTTTTTCAATGCTCCGCTTTTGTATTGAAAATAATCGCGGATGATTCTTTCATGATCAAAAACAATCGGGCGGGGAAGATCGTTTTGGGTGAAAACACCGATGTTTTTGGCATCGTCGGCCGGCTTGGGAGTTCCGAATCCTTTGGCAATAAAAACCGTGGTCACAGTGTGGTGCCGGGGGTCACGGTTCGGGTCGGAATAGGTGTGAAATTGTTCAACCAGCCGGATGTCCAGTGATGTTTCTTCCTTGGCCTCCCGGGCAGCAGATGCTTCCAAAGATTCCCCGTAATCTACAAAACCACCCGGCAGCGCCCATCCGTACGGCGGATTTTTCCTTTCAATAAGAATGAGGCTTCCGTTGATTTCAATAATAATATCGACCGTGACCAGGGGATTACGATATTTTTCTTTCATAATTGTATTTTAGTACCAATCAATTATAATTCGGTCAAGTTCGATGACGGGATAAAATTAATTGTAACCACCTGCTCCGAAGGCTTTATTGACTTAATGTTCAATTTGGGCTGAAATATGGAAATCGGTTCGAAAAAATGGGAGCAGTTGATCATTGACGGCGCCAGAGATGTTAATATTCATGTTGACCGCCATCAGGCCCGGCAGCTTGGCATTCATGCCCTTGAATTGTTGAAATGGAACCGTAAGATCAACCTTACGGCCATCACGGATCCCAAGGAGGTCGCGATTAAACATTGTCTGGATTCAATTATTCCGGGCCATATGATAGCACCGGACGCCACCTTGCTCGATATCGGATCAGGGGGTGGTTTCCCGGGGATACCTCTGAAGATCATGAAGCCGTCCTTGTCGGTTACATTGATTGATGCTTCCCGCAAAAAGGTCAGTTTCTTAAAACATATGATTCGAACCCTCAAGTTTGAAAAGGTTGAAGCCCGCCATGTGCGCGCAGAAGACTTTGCCAAGGAACGCGAAGTTCGAAGCAGCTTTGATGTTGTTATCAGCCGGGCACTGACATCCATTGAAAATTTGGTGATACTGGCAGCCCCTTTGCTGACACGAGGCGGGACTATCATCGCGTTAAAAGGTCCTGAACTGCATAAGGAGACGGAAACTGTCTGCTCACAGGTCGATCAGAATACCGGTGTGGTGGAAATCGCCGATATTCGATTCTCTTTGAATTTAAAAACCTATTCGCTGCCGCATCTTGGTTCACAGCGAGCGATTATCTCTTTGCGGATTTATTCGTAAAAAGGAAATATTTTACTTTTGACGAAACCATTGAACTTGGACAGAGGAGGTTTTTATGAAAACATGCTTTTCCTTAACGCATCGTAAAGCCGGCCTGGGTTTGGTGTTGTTCATCGTGTTTGGCATGACATATCAAAGTGCCGAATGTCAGATCACCCGGGCCGTTCAGGTGACTCCCGACCAGGAAAAACGCTCTTTTATCAGATCCGTTGACGGTTACGCTTTCCTGTCGGAGGATATGACCCTGGCCCAGACCCGCGCGGCCGCCTTTGCCAATGCCAAAAGACAGGCGGTGGAGATGGTGCGAACGTATATCCAGTCCAAGACCAAGGTAGAAGATTTTGTGTTGAAATCAGACAAGATAACAGCCACTTCAGAAGGTGCTGTCACCATCCTCGAACAGAAAGATCATGGTGTTGAGGAAAATAACCGTTATCATGTCTGGATCAAGGCGGAGGTTGAATATGATCTAAAGCCGCAAGGGGAGGCGGCCAAAGAACATGAAATGGACCCGGATGCTCCTTTGACGGTGAAAGTCTGGACACCCGAAAAACAATACAAAGACGGTGATAATATTACCATATATATCCAAGGAAACCGCAATTTTTACGCCCGCATCGTGGACATCTCCGCAGACAAGGAAATCATCCAGCTTTTGCCCAACGAATATCGGAAAATCAACTATTTTGAGGCCGGTAAAACTTACAAAATTCCGGACCAGGGGGATCTTTTTGCACTGACGGTTCGCCCCCCCTTCGGCGAAGACCAGATCGTCGTTTATGCCAGTGAAGTGCCCCTGGGCCGGGTTGACATGGAGCAGGTCGGCCAGGGATTGTCCCGATACACGGGAACCCGTTCGGCATTTTCCGCCATGACTCGCGGAATTGCCGTGGAGAGTGCCGCTAAGAGTGCCGAACCAGGAGCTGAATTTTACGAGGCTACCTGGAAATTTAAAACCGGAAGATAGATCTAAATGCATAGACAAGGTTTGATTCGTCTGGTATCAAGTTGTGGAAACAAATACATGCCAAAAGGAGATAAACGATGCCCAGCAATGAGCAGCAGCAACAGATTGATTTTACAGTGGACCGCAACCATTTGTACCGGGAGGAATCTTTTACCGACATCAAGGTCGCTGCAATTCGTCGACTGATACCTGTCAAGCCTGACGGATCGAATGATGACAGCCGGTTTCCGATTTTTATGGGCCAGACACAGTTAATAACACCCAAAGGACCTGTGATGCTTCAATCTTTGCTCAAGGCCCAAACAATTGAAGAGGCCATGGACGAATTCCCGGCAGCCATGCAGGCCCAAATGGATAAGATGATTGCAGATGCCATGGAAAGACAGGTAAGAGAAAACAANNNNNNNNNNNNNNNNNNNNNNNNNNNNNNNNNNNNNNNNNNNNNNNNNNNNNNNNNNNNNNNNNNNNNNNNNNNNNNNNNNNNNNNNNNNNNNNNNNNNNNNNNNNNNNNNNNNNNNNNNNNNNNNNNNNNNNNNNNNNNNNNNNNNNNNNNNNNNNNNNNNNNNNNNNNNNNNNNNNNNNNNNNNNNNNNNNNNNNNNNNNNNNNNNNNNNNNNNNNNNNATGGATAATCTGGCAGGCAAACCGTTACGTGCAAATCTTAGGGAGATCGATCCGATTTGTCGATTGATTGAAGCGTTTAAAACAAAATCGAAAGGTATTCACAAATGAACGTACCCGCTGCAATTATAGCGTTTTCTCAGAGCGAAAAGATTAAATCCGGGCTCATCTGGATTACCCAGGCCCTGGAACTGTTATCGGGACTGTCCACCACCGAACAGCAGGGGGCTGAAAAAGTGATCAAGACAATAATTGATATGATTTCTCAGGAGATTCATGTCGCCAGGAATTTGACAAAAGATGACTCCCTCAATGATATCGAAAAGCATATGGACATGGCGCTGGTCATGATCAATTCTCAAATGACGCCTGAATCCGGATACCATTTGATCCAGGCGCTGACTCGAGTTACCAGTCTGGGACAACGATCCATGTCTGTTTTAAAAGAAAAAGGACTGCTTTGATCCGGATGTTTTAAAAACAATATCAAATGAAAAATCCAACCCAAACAGCCCTTTTATCCTATCCGGACCAGCCGCAAGTAGCCGTGGGAGCTATTGTCTTTAAAGACAACAAAGTCCTGCTGGTATTAAGGGCCAATCCGCCGGCTGAAGCATGCTGGGCGATTCCCGGCGGTCGGGTTGAGTTGGGCGAGACGCTACGGAAGGCCGCGGAAAGGGAAATCAAAGAAGAGACCGGAATTAGCATCCGGGTCCGGGAACCTGTTTTCACGTTTGAGGTTATTGACCGGGATGCTAAAGGGGAAATCCGTTTTCATTATGTAATTGTTGACCTGGCGGCCGATTATGTCAGCGGCGAGCCCCGAGCGGGCGATGACGCCATTGACACCCGCTGGATTTCTCCTGAAGATTTAAAAACACTGACGGTCAGCAAAACGACGCTGAGCGTATTAAGGCAACACTTCAATTTCGGGGAATCAGGCCGGGATTACTGATCATAAAATCGTAGCATGATTTTATTTAGGGTACGATGATTCGGGACGCTTCCTTTTGCTGCATTTTATTTAATTCTTCGAACATTTTTTCAATGGCCTTTTTCATCGCTTCCGGGAATTCTTCCATGGCTTCTTTCAGGTTTCTGGCTTCCAGCAAGGTTCGAACCGGCAACGGCCCCTGAGGGGTCATCAACTGGGTATGCCCTACAAATATGGGTTTGCGGTTCTTGTCTTTGATTCCATTGGCTTTTACCGGTGTAAGGCGGTGGATGGAAGCCATATCGATATCCGTAAAGGATTCCTCAAGGTAAAGATTGTCCTGATTCACTGTTAAATCCATTGCGTTAATTTCGTCGTTGATGTTCATGGTTCATCTCCTTTTTGATACCCCGCAGCTTGCTGCGGGAAGCTTCATTTAATAATCGATAGGGAATGTGATTCTGACCAGATAAGGAAGATCAACCTGAGGCGGCTCTATGGATCAAAATAACCAATGGTACCGCAACGCTCAAGATAAACAACAATCCTTCATATGAGGCCCAGGCTTCAAACAGAGATTTGCCTTGTCTGCGTGCGTTGACATATTCAGCTAAAAATCCCAATCCCATTACTAACCAGAGTGTCAATACCGTTACAATCGTTGTCGGCGTGTTCATAGCATTAGATCCTTTATTTAAATATACTGTGTATGATCATAGACTGCGTTTTTTGTTTCAACTTCTAGATTTCAGGTTTCAGGTGTCAGTGTTCAGTAACGTCCCTGAACACTGACACCTGAAACCTGATTTATTTTGTCCAAATTTAAGAATCTAAAAACGCAATTTATAACCGTTCAAGGTATATATAGAATTTTTATAAGTTTCTATTTACTATTTAGTTTAATAACATTCAAGTACTTAAAAAAAATATCGTAACCGTTCGAAGGTTCAGGGTTCAGGCTTCAGGTTAAATCTAAATGGCGGTATAGCCGCGTTTCATAAAATCGTAACACGATTTTATTGTTTGGAAACGCCCTGAAAATATGATATCCAATAATGAAATATTGGGGTTAACGCTCCCTGTTGAAAAGGAAGACCAATGGGTTTGCTTGGGAAAATAGTCGGCGGTACGATAGGGTTTGCATTGGGTGGTCCACTTGGCGCAATTGCAGGTGCGGCGCTCGGTCATGCGTTTGATAACGACCAGCAGTATTACACCGACAACAGGCAGCCCCAGCTTTCCGCAGGTCAAGAATCTCAATTAACTTTTTTTGTTGCTACATTTTCAATGCTGGCCAAACTCGTCAAGGCAGATGGTCGAATCTTAAAAGAAGAAATGGATACCATTGAAAAGTTCATGTTGTATGATTTGAACCTGGACCCTGAAAGTCGCAGAATTGCCCGGAACGTTTTTAATGCCGCTTTGGATTCTCAGGAAAGTTTCCAAAATTTTGCCGCCCAGTTTTACAATCAGTTTCGATCCCAGTATCAGATGCTCGACTTGATGATCGATATATTGATCCGAGTTTCCGTTGCCGACGGAACCCTCAGCGAAAGTGAAGAAAAGCTAATTCTTACGGCTGTCAGAATATTCAACTTCAGTGATGAACAATACCGGCAGCTTAAGTCGCGATATGTTAAGGATTTTGGAAAACATTATGGCATTCTTGGGTGTGACAAAAACGATTCAAACGAGCATGTAAAGCAACAGTACCGAAAACTTGTGCATGATTATCATCCTGACAAAATCGCATCAAAAGGCCTGCCGGAAGAGTTTACAAAATTCGCCAATGACAAATTTCGTGAGATCCAGGAAGCCTATAACGCCATCAAACAGGAAAGAGGGCTTCATTAACTACTGAAAGTTATCTCAGACCTCTCTCGCGAGCGATCCTTAAATAGGTTTTGAATGTATCTGCCGGCGGGACCCACTGCTCTGCTTCGGCTTTTTCCATAAGCCGGATAGCTTCAAAATCGCAAGAAACAACACAAAGACCACAACCGATACAGCGCTGGGAATCGATTTGGGCCGTATCTTCCACAGTGATGGCATCCATCTGGCAGCGATCCTTGCAGATGCCGCAGGCCGTACAGTTTTCTGGGTTGACGGTAGCATAAAAATTGGAACAAACTGCTTTGGCAGGCTGATCCATACCTTTTAGATTTTTTAGAATCTGGCAGCAGCAGCCGCAACACAGACAAATGTTAGCGGGTTTCTGGGAATT encodes:
- a CDS encoding cytoplasmic protein: MPSNEQQQQIDFTVDRNHLYREESFTDIKVAAIRRLIPVKPDGSNDDSRFPIFMGQTQLITPKGPVMLQSLLKAQTIEEAMDEFPAAMQAQMDKMIADAMERQVREN
- a CDS encoding DUF4384 domain-containing protein, producing MKTCFSLTHRKAGLGLVLFIVFGMTYQSAECQITRAVQVTPDQEKRSFIRSVDGYAFLSEDMTLAQTRAAAFANAKRQAVEMVRTYIQSKTKVEDFVLKSDKITATSEGAVTILEQKDHGVEENNRYHVWIKAEVEYDLKPQGEAAKEHEMDPDAPLTVKVWTPEKQYKDGDNITIYIQGNRNFYARIVDISADKEIIQLLPNEYRKINYFEAGKTYKIPDQGDLFALTVRPPFGEDQIVVYASEVPLGRVDMEQVGQGLSRYTGTRSAFSAMTRGIAVESAAKSAEPGAEFYEATWKFKTGR
- a CDS encoding cytoplasmic protein, whose translation is MNDEINAMDLTVNQDNLYLEESFTDIDMASIHRLTPVKANGIKDKNRKPIFVGHTQLMTPQGPLPVRTLLEARNLKEAMEEFPEAMKKAIEKMFEELNKMQQKEASRIIVP
- the rsmG gene encoding 16S rRNA (guanine(527)-N(7))-methyltransferase RsmG is translated as MEIGSKKWEQLIIDGARDVNIHVDRHQARQLGIHALELLKWNRKINLTAITDPKEVAIKHCLDSIIPGHMIAPDATLLDIGSGGGFPGIPLKIMKPSLSVTLIDASRKKVSFLKHMIRTLKFEKVEARHVRAEDFAKEREVRSSFDVVISRALTSIENLVILAAPLLTRGGTIIALKGPELHKETETVCSQVDQNTGVVEIADIRFSLNLKTYSLPHLGSQRAIISLRIYS
- a CDS encoding NUDIX hydrolase, which translates into the protein MKNPTQTALLSYPDQPQVAVGAIVFKDNKVLLVLRANPPAEACWAIPGGRVELGETLRKAAEREIKEETGISIRVREPVFTFEVIDRDAKGEIRFHYVIVDLAADYVSGEPRAGDDAIDTRWISPEDLKTLTVSKTTLSVLRQHFNFGESGRDY
- a CDS encoding TerB family tellurite resistance protein, whose translation is MGLLGKIVGGTIGFALGGPLGAIAGAALGHAFDNDQQYYTDNRQPQLSAGQESQLTFFVATFSMLAKLVKADGRILKEEMDTIEKFMLYDLNLDPESRRIARNVFNAALDSQESFQNFAAQFYNQFRSQYQMLDLMIDILIRVSVADGTLSESEEKLILTAVRIFNFSDEQYRQLKSRYVKDFGKHYGILGCDKNDSNEHVKQQYRKLVHDYHPDKIASKGLPEEFTKFANDKFREIQEAYNAIKQERGLH
- a CDS encoding NUDIX hydrolase; translation: MKEKYRNPLVTVDIIIEINGSLILIERKNPPYGWALPGGFVDYGESLEASAAREAKEETSLDIRLVEQFHTYSDPNRDPRHHTVTTVFIAKGFGTPKPADDAKNIGVFTQNDLPRPIVFDHERIIRDYFQYKSGALKKDIFSNDYQNKQI